From the Kineosporia sp. NBRC 101731 genome, the window TAGCTTTCGGGCCAGGCGCGCCCCGACTCAGCCGCCGAAGATGGTGCCGGGGATGAGGGCGGCGACAACGTTCTTCAGGGCACCGACCCGGCACAGCAACTCCTCCCGGAAGAGGGAGGCCAGGACGATCGCCTGCTCACCCATCACCGCGTCGGGACAGCCGCCGAAGATGCCGCACCCGAACACCGCCGGTTGCAGCCGGGCGCTGCCGCACCGGGCGCCCACGACGATCGTGGGGACGATGCCCAGGACCTGCCGCTTCTGGCCGGCCAGATCGGGACAGCTCTGCCCGCGTCACTCGAGATGCCACTCGAGATGCCGCCCGAGATGCCGTTCGGGGCCACCGGGAGAGCGCTACCGACGCCGGCCGACGCCACCGGAACCCGGCACCGACACCGACCCCGACCCGCAGCACGAAGGCGATCGACGATCCGCCGCCGGAGATCGCGTTCACGGCGCCGACCACCAGGCCGCCACCGAACCGGGCGGTGACTTCCCGGGGCCTCTTCAGAATTACCCCGGGGTTTCGCGGCTAACAGACGATAAAGGCCTCTTCAGCCACGCCGATGTTCGTGCGCAACGGTCCGAGTGCGGATCTACGTCAGATCCGGACGACCCGCCGGGGCGCGACACGGGAAATATTGGGGCAAAATGTCGGTCTGGCCAGGCAAAACACCAGGTGTTTCCCCCCGATGGGCCAATCTGACGCCATGTACCTGGTGGGTAACCCACCAGAAAGGCCGAGAAGGCTCTATGCTGGTGCGAGCCCCGCTAAGGCAATAAGGCAAGAGCGGGCGTCTGGGTTTGGGAGAAACATGGCACAGGGCACCGTCAAGTGGTTCAACGCCGAAAAGGGATTCGGCTTCATCTCGGTCGACGAGGGCGGCGCCGACGTCTTCGTCCACTGGTCGGCCATCCAGATGGACGGCTACCGCTCGCTGGACGAAGGCCAGCGTGTGGAGTTCGAGGTCACGCAGGGCCAGAAGGGCCCGCAGGCCGAGGCCGTGCGGGCAGCTTCCTGACCGCAGCCTTACTCAAGGCTTCGCGGCTCGGCCCTGCCGTAGCCGCAGCTCATAACAGTTCTCGCTTGGTGATGGCTCCACCACGCCAGGCATAGACCCTGCTCATTCAAGGGCTGACCTAGTCGCCCCGAGCAGACCAGACGTATCCCGGCGCGGAGTCTGACCAGGACTGTTGATGAGCAAACCGGGAGTGCGTCCGGCCTTCGGGCCGGGCGCACTTCTACGTTCCAGGTCCAGTTCCAGTTCGAGGTCCAGGCAGAGTCCGGAACGGCCAAGGGCTCCCGCCCTCAGGCACAACACGGCCCCGATCACGCGGTCAGGGTCAGCGCCATCGCGAACGGGCCGGTCGCAGTGTGTCCGCACCGCCAGCCACCAGCCCCAGCCGGTCTCGGCCGCACCCCGTGTTTGCCGGCTCTACCCCCGCGCCAGGCTGCCCCGCACGCCCTGAGCTGTTCGGCACCTCCCGGGCCGCTGGTACTCGCGACCCGCTCGACCCGCCCCCAGCTGGCTGGCACTCCCCAGCTGGCACTCCCAATTGCTGGCACTCCCTAACTGCTGGCACTTCCGACCTGCTCGGCATGCCCCAGCCGCCGGTCCTCCCGAGCTGCTGGTTACCCCGACCCGTTCGGCATGTTCCCAGCTGTTGGCACTCCTGCCCTGATCGGCACTTCAGGACCGTTCGGACTCCCCGGGACCGTCTTCTTCTCTCAATGCCCCCGGCCCGGACTGCGCAGTCACCTCGTGATCGGGCCGCATCGGCATCAGCTCACCACCGGCCCTGCATGCGCCCAGCACCAGCTCGGTACCGGTGGACATCAGGTCGGCGCCCGGTCGGCGCCCGCTGGGTGTACGTCGGGGCAGTATCCGAGAGTCATCCGGGCACTACTGCTCTGGATCGGGCCGCGAGGGGCCTTGGCCGGGGTCCTTTCGAGTCGCTGTCTTCCCCTGCTTACTTGTTCGCTGAAAGCCGAGGAGATGAGTCGCCGGAAATCCCGGTGCGGCATTGTTGATCAAGGCAATGCTTCTGCCCAGTTCCTTCACAGCCCCGAAATGATGCCGTCATTCACGGCGCTTCTTCTACGGCTGTAGGAGTCGCGACTCAAGTCCGGACCACGGCCAACGCCATTTCGCTGCCGGGCGCTCGGGGGGGGTGGGGCCGACCGCTTGCCGTTACCTACAGCGGGGTTGCGAAACCGTTACACAACGGCGGAGCGTTCGCCGAGCGGGGGTTCGGCCCGTGCTGGTGGTGCAGGACGGGAGTTTCGTCGGCGGGGTGGTCACGGTCACCGGATCAACCGGCGCATCCTGGCGGCGTGAGTGATGTCGTGGGGTGATCCGGCACGCTGGGCCGGGCCACCGAGGCGAACGCGACCGGACTGATCAGCGCCGCATCGCCGGGGCAAGCCTGCGCGCTGCCTTCGGGGCCTTGACCGAGTCCGGCCCGGACGCCATTCCAAGACGTTCCTGCGCGAGTACCGGTCTCTGCGCGACCCGCGCAGAGATCTTCCTCGGGCCGGGAAGCGACGCAGGAAGGCCGAGCCGATGCGGGCGTCGCGCTCGACCTGGATGTACACGGGTAGGAGCGTGAGAGTCATGAGCGCGGCGAAAACACCGAACCACAGCCACTGGTTGATGAGGAAGTTTCCCCATCACCCCATGACCAGTCCAGCCTGAACGACTGTCAGAGCACGCGCGGACCGCAGGGTCGTGGCCTTCAGGCGTAGCTCGACCAACTGTGATTCGGTGAGCTCCACGTCGTCAGGGCGCTGACGAGCCTGAAGCAGGGCGTCTTTCTGGGCCAGCCCTTACGGACGGTCCGGGGAAAGGCCTGCGGCCCGGCGCTTCTCGACCTGGTTGATCGAGTCGTGGTAGATCCGGACCACCGCGATCATCACCGCCGCCAGACCGCTGAAGACCAGCACCAGCCCGCTCCGGTCCAGGATCCCGATCCCGTCCATCTCCTCAGACGAGCGGGCCGCGATCGCCCGTCGCTTCGTCCCCCATGGGCTCGGTTTCGGGATAGCGGCGCAGGAAAGTGTCCGCGGGACGGGCATTGCGCTCGGTCAGGACGATGAAGGCGATGGCGAACAGGGTGAACGCGACGGCGAACGGGCCCCACCACCAGAAGGGCGCCTCGACCAGGAATCCCCACTGCCCGATGGTCATCCCCACACTCGTCAGCTCGAGCCACCGCTGAGATCGCAGCCATCGGGCGTAGGAACGCAACCGGATCATCTGCTCACGGGAGCCGGGGCCCTGTTCAAGAACCTCGAGAAGACGTTCTCTCTGCCGGAAGTGGCTGGGCATGCTCTCGGGCAGACCTGCTTCCCGGCGCAGCCTGCCCATCCGGACCGCGCTCAGGACACCCAGAACGCTGCCGATCACCGCCAGGGCGAAACCCACGACGCTCAGGCCCAACGCCAGCCGGTCCAGATTGCCCCAATCGTCCATGGGCACACTTCACCGCCCGATCAACCCGGTCGCAACCCGAGTGATCAAGGAAGCCCTTCCGGACTCAGGCGACGGGACCCCGATCGCCCGTCGCCTCGTCCCCCATCGGCTCCCCCTCGGGATACCGACGCAGGAAGGTGTCGGCGACCCGGGCATTACGCTCGGAAAAGACGAGGAGGGGCAAGTAGATGACAGTCACCAGGCCGGCGACCGAAACCTGCCCGCCGCTGGGCGTCTGTAGAAAACTTCCCCAGGACCCCATCAGGACTCCGGTCTGGAGGAGCACCATCCACCGGCGGGACCGCAGGGCGGTGGCGTACAGCCGCAGTTCGGTCAGCCGTTCGGGAGCGGTTCCGGATCCCAGGGCCGCCAGCAAGGCCCTCCTCTGCCCGAGATCGTTGGGCACCTTCGAGACAAGAGCGGCCGCCTGGCGCTTCCGGGTCTGCCGATCCACGCTCAGCAGCACTACGACCGACCCGAGGAAGACCAGCGAAATGCCGAGCAGGGTCAGGACGAACCCGGCGGGGTCCGCTATGCCTTTTTCGTGCACACCACACCTTGATCGTTCGCCGGTCCCCCGCGCAACCTCCACCCGGACGGGTATCGCCAATCCGGTGGTTCGAACCCATTGTTCTGGGCAGAATGTCCGGCGTAGGGGGAAGATCCACGGAGGGGGAAGCACGATGACCAAGGATGGACGCGTCGTACTGCCGGGCAGCGAAAGCCGCCGCTGGCTGCGGGAGACGCCACTGGAGACAACTCCGGAGCCGGAGGGGCGCACCCGGATCACGTTGCTGCTGCGCCGCCGGGCCCCGCTGCCCGACCGCCTGGTACAGACCGCCGCGGTGGTGACCAACGAGCAGCTCAGTAAGCAGTTCGGCGCCGACCCGGCGGATGTCGCGTTGGTCTCGGAGATCGTTCAGCGGGCGGGCCTGCAGGTGGTGGAGGCCGACGCCGAGGCCCGCCTGGTCACGGTGGAGGGCACGCTGGCCGGGCTGACCAGCGTGTTCGGCACCGAGCTGGAACTCTTCGAGGGGGAAGACCCGTTCCGCCCCGACCCGGTGCGGTACCGGCGGCGGATCGGTGAGATGACTCTGCCCGCAGAGCT encodes:
- a CDS encoding cold-shock protein → MAQGTVKWFNAEKGFGFISVDEGGADVFVHWSAIQMDGYRSLDEGQRVEFEVTQGQKGPQAEAVRAAS